The following proteins are co-located in the Siansivirga zeaxanthinifaciens CC-SAMT-1 genome:
- a CDS encoding PorP/SprF family type IX secretion system membrane protein, producing the protein MKKTLIIVFFLFSIKGWAQDPVFTQFFMIPETLSSSFTGGKKTTRAGIIHRTQWPGLNFSINTQFAFVDNWFEEVDSGLGVSVLNHKETSTRYNFTQVNINYVHELQISNEWYFRPSLSFGLGSRDFGFQNLLLEDQINLYQGIINPTSSDPINLNENRLFFDFSSSMMFYNENSWVGFTLKHLNKPNISMTYEGEEALDMFMSLHASVNIPTGYRSEAMVYALANAMMQGEYNRLDLGARVDYNRFSFAVLAATNPIKTNPNSHFLTSINAFMGMEWEGFKFGYSYDFNITDIGRTGGVYELSISYDFGNDRDCFGCPDY; encoded by the coding sequence ATGAAAAAGACATTAATAATCGTATTCTTTTTATTTTCCATTAAAGGATGGGCCCAAGATCCTGTTTTTACCCAGTTCTTTATGATTCCCGAAACACTAAGCTCTAGCTTTACTGGCGGAAAGAAAACAACGCGTGCAGGAATCATACATAGGACTCAATGGCCCGGACTCAATTTCAGCATCAACACCCAATTTGCATTTGTAGACAATTGGTTTGAGGAAGTTGATAGCGGCTTGGGCGTCAGTGTCCTAAACCATAAGGAAACTTCGACCCGTTATAATTTTACCCAAGTAAACATCAATTACGTGCACGAACTCCAAATTTCCAACGAGTGGTATTTTAGACCGAGTTTATCGTTTGGGTTGGGCTCTAGAGATTTTGGGTTTCAGAATCTTTTACTGGAGGACCAAATTAACCTTTATCAAGGCATTATTAACCCAACCAGTTCGGATCCTATTAATCTAAATGAGAACAGATTGTTTTTTGATTTTAGTTCGTCCATGATGTTCTATAACGAAAACTCTTGGGTGGGTTTCACCTTAAAACACCTTAACAAGCCCAATATTAGCATGACCTACGAGGGTGAAGAAGCTTTGGATATGTTTATGTCCTTGCACGCTTCTGTAAACATCCCTACAGGATACCGCAGTGAGGCCATGGTGTACGCTCTGGCCAATGCCATGATGCAAGGCGAATACAACAGATTGGATCTAGGTGCTCGAGTGGATTACAACCGGTTTTCGTTTGCGGTCTTGGCAGCGACCAACCCTATAAAAACAAATCCAAACAGTCATTTTTTAACATCTATAAATGCTTTTATGGGTATGGAATGGGAAGGCTTTAAATTTGGATATTCTTACGATTTTAATATTACAGACATTGGCCGAACTGGTGGCGTGTACGAACTCTCCATTTCGTATGACTTTGGCAACGACCGCGATTGTTTTGGCTGTCCTGATTATTAA
- a CDS encoding T9SS type A sorting domain-containing protein yields the protein MKKTFLNRKKIKMSLLHFFLLLAFSANSQTLSKQVIGVAGATLENGNNKLSYTAGEVVVGAMTDEDATYQLGNGYYPSLDLSTLSSESPELTLQVKLYPNPVTEALYITHPTEQDFDVIISDINGKQILRTVHQKEQALSLDTLTSGTYLVTVTAKDSKKINTYKIIKK from the coding sequence ATGAAAAAGACTTTTTTAAACCGCAAAAAGATTAAAATGTCATTATTACATTTTTTTCTTTTGCTTGCTTTTAGTGCAAATTCCCAGACCCTTTCCAAACAGGTTATAGGCGTTGCAGGAGCAACCTTAGAAAACGGGAACAACAAACTCAGTTATACAGCTGGTGAAGTGGTTGTAGGTGCCATGACCGATGAGGATGCTACCTACCAATTGGGTAATGGCTACTATCCATCATTGGATTTATCCACACTAAGTTCGGAATCACCAGAGCTAACACTTCAGGTTAAACTGTATCCAAACCCGGTTACAGAAGCCTTGTATATCACGCATCCCACAGAGCAGGATTTTGATGTCATTATTTCCGATATCAACGGAAAGCAAATTCTAAGAACGGTACACCAAAAAGAGCAGGCACTCAGTTTAGATACTCTCACTTCAGGCACTTACTTAGTGACAGTCACGGCAAAAGATTCAAAAAAGATCAATACTTATAAAATCATTAAAAAATGA